From a single Nitrospiraceae bacterium genomic region:
- the tpiA gene encoding triose-phosphate isomerase: MRTPLIIGNWKMNKTSSEASAFVPQLLNRLPRPLNCELVLAPPFTALESVRTALRSSPEIGLAAQNLHWEGHGPFTGEVSGPMLRDLGCRYVLVGHSERRTLFGERDEEVQKKIRAALIHELRPILCVGESLTERETGQTESVVTTQLKRALADRSDQELSRIAIAYEPIWAIGTGRAATVEQAAAVHRSIRSFIATGWKKELASTMRVLYGGSVTPQNIDSLLAADDIDGALVGGACLDPDSFARIALAGHKKRS, encoded by the coding sequence GTGCGTACACCACTTATCATCGGGAACTGGAAGATGAACAAGACGTCGTCGGAGGCGTCTGCGTTCGTCCCTCAACTCCTCAATCGACTGCCGAGGCCCTTGAACTGCGAACTGGTTCTCGCGCCTCCCTTTACAGCCTTGGAATCGGTTCGTACCGCTCTACGCTCTTCCCCTGAGATCGGTCTCGCAGCTCAAAATCTCCATTGGGAGGGCCACGGCCCCTTCACCGGTGAAGTGTCTGGCCCCATGTTGCGCGATCTTGGATGCCGCTATGTGCTCGTGGGACATTCGGAACGTCGCACGCTCTTTGGAGAGCGTGACGAAGAGGTTCAAAAGAAAATAAGGGCCGCACTTATTCATGAACTGCGGCCGATTCTCTGTGTCGGAGAGTCTCTCACTGAGCGGGAGACTGGCCAGACGGAATCGGTCGTGACCACTCAATTGAAGCGCGCTCTGGCAGACCGATCTGACCAAGAACTGTCACGGATCGCGATTGCCTATGAGCCGATCTGGGCCATAGGCACAGGGCGAGCGGCAACTGTCGAACAAGCGGCAGCCGTCCATCGATCGATTCGCAGTTTCATCGCGACAGGGTGGAAGAAGGAATTGGCCTCAACCATGAGAGTTCTCTACGGAGGAAGTGTGACGCCACAGAACATCGACTCGCTGTTGGCGGCTGACGACATCGACGGCGCGCTTGTCGGTGGGGCTTGTCTCGATCCGGATTCGTTTGCTAGAATCGCGCTGGCTGGGCACAAGAAACGTTCTTAA